A stretch of Triticum aestivum cultivar Chinese Spring chromosome 1D, IWGSC CS RefSeq v2.1, whole genome shotgun sequence DNA encodes these proteins:
- the LOC123182468 gene encoding SOSS complex subunit B homolog — translation MEVKLKDLVPAATNTVNTTFIVVDKAPRPAHANAHGREETCPSLVADETAAVHFLLWGTECDAFESGDIVRLTSGIFSYHRGNNLFLRAGKRGRMEKVGEFTMMFVETPNMSEVRWGPDPGDPRKMVQEAVVSPYSQVFKPLH, via the coding sequence ATGGAGGTGAAGCTCAAGGACCTCGTCCCGGCAGCGACTAACACAGTGAACACGACGTTCATCGTGGTTGACAAGGCGCCACGCCCGGCCCACGCAAACGCGCACGGCAGGGAGGAGACATGCCCGTCACTAGTGGCTGACGAGACGGCAGCGGTGCATTTCCTTCTGTGGGGCACCGAGTGCGATGCCTTCGAGTCTGGGGACATCGTGCGGCTCACGAGTGGCATCTTCTCGTACCATAGAGGCAACAACCTGTTCTTGCGCGCCGGGAAGCGAGGACGAATGGAGAAGGTGGGCGAGTTCACCATGATGTTCGTCGAGACGCCCAACATGAGCGAGGTGAGGTGGGGGCCCGATCCAGGCGACCCAAGGAAGATGGTGCAGGAGGCTGTCGTGTCGCCCTACTCCCAAGTCTTCAAGCCGCTGCATTGA